The DNA sequence TCTTGCCGACCCCGTTGCGTCCGAGCAGGACGGTGACCCCACTCGCGGCGACGTCGAACGAGACCCCCTGAAGAATGTGCAGCCCGGCGATCCGCACCGACAGATCATTGATCGAAAGGATGGGTTCGCTGCTCATAGGGCTTCCCCCAGATATGCCTCCTGGACCGTCGCGTTCGCCATCACGGTGTCCGGGGTGTCGCAGGCGAGCAGGGCGCCGTGGTGCATGACCGCGATCCGGTCGGCGAGTTCGAGGATCACGTCCATGTGGTGCTCCACCATGAGTACGGAGCGCCCGCTGTCGCCGGTCAACGAGCGGATCACCGCGACCAGCTCCGGTACGTCCTCCGCGCTGACGCCGGCCATCGGCTCGTCGAGCAGCATGACAGTCGGCTCACCGGCGAGCAGCAGCGCGATCTCCAGCTTGCGTTTCTCGCCGTGGGCGAGGGTGCCGGCCAGCGCCTCGCCCCGGTGGCCGAGCCCGACCCGGTCCAGCGCCCGGTCGGCGGCCTCGGCGACCGCGGTGTCCCGGGCGGCCCGCCGCCACAGCTTGAACGAGCCGCCCCGTTGTGCCTGTACGGCGAGCCGCACGTTCTCCCGTACGCTCAGCGACCCGAAGACCGACGACGACTGGAAGGTGCGGCCGAGCCCCTGCCGGGCCCGCTTGTGCGGCGGCAGCGCGGTGACGTCCTGCCCGCCGAGCAGCACCTGGCCGGTGGTCGGCGGACGCAGGCCGGAGATCAGGTTGAACAGTGACGTCTTGCCGGCGCCGTTGGGGCCGATGACGCCCAGGAACTCGCCCGGCCGCAGGTCGATCTCGACGTTGTCGACGATGGCGACCTCGCCGATCCGCCAGGTCAGTTGCCGGGTGGCGAGGAGCGCCCCGGTGGCGGGGCCCTCCTCGCGCGCTCGCGTCGCCGGTGTCGCGGAGGGTGGCACCGGGCTCAGCCCTTCATCGGTACGGCCGGCGGCGCGGCCTCTTCGGGGTCAGGGTCTTGGTCAGCTGTGCGGTGAACTCGGTGCCGCTGCCGGAGAGGGTGGCCTGGAACATCGGCTGGAGCAGGGCGTGGTCCTCGGCACGTACCGTGGTCTTGCCCTTGACGCTGTCGAAGGTCCAGCCCTCCAGGCCGGTGACCATCTTGTCGACGTCGTCGCCGCCCTCCTCGACGGCGCGGACGACCATCTGGGCGGCGGCGAAGCCGTCCGGGTGGAACAGGTCGAGGACCCCGCCGGGCACGGCCGCCTTGAGGGCCCTGGCCGCCTCGTTGTCGGCCGCGCCGTCGAAGAAGTGGGACAGGAACGAGATCTTGCTGCCGGCGGCGCCGAAGGTCGGCCAGGAGGCCCGGATGTCCAGGCCGGTCACGACGGTCGTGGAGGTCAGCACGCCCTGCTGGTCCAGGGTCTGCCACATGGCGGGGGCGGTGGTGCCGGCCCAGGCGACGAAGAGCAGGTCGGGCTTCTCCGCGGTGAGCTGGCTGGCGAACGGGGTGAAGTCGGTGGCGCTGGCCGGGGCGAGCACGCTGCTGACGGTCGCGCCGGCGCCGCCGATGACGGCCTTGACGGCTTCCTCGTTGCTCTTGCCGAAGGCACTGTCCTGGGCGAAGACGACGACCTTCTTGCCGGCCGCGTCGCCGATGAACGACTTGGCGGTCAGCACGTCCTGGTAGGACTGCCGGCCGGAACGGAAGGTGTACTTGTTGACGGCGGTGGCGGCGTCGGTCGCGGCCGGGCCGGAGATGAACAGCACCTTGTTCTGTACGGCGAGCGGCGCGACCTGCAGCGCCACGCCGGAGGCCGTCGACCCGGCGAGGATCTTGTAGCCCTTGCCGATCAGGTCCTTGGCTGCGGAGACGGCCTTGGTGGGGTCGCCGGCGTCGTCGACCTCGGTGACCTCGACCGGCCGGTCGCCGATCTTGTTGGTGCCGCCGGTGGCGTGGGCGAGGCCGGCACGGAAGCCTTCGATGTACTGCTTGCCGTACGTGGCCAGCGCCCCGGACTGCGAGTAGACCAGGCCGACCTTGACGGGTGCGGTGCTGTCACCGCCGCCGGTCGCGCTTTCCTGAGGGCTGCCACACGCTGCCACGACCAGGGCCGCGGCCATCATGGTGGCGGCGGTGGCAAACACCCGCCGCGTCGTCCTAACGGTCATTGTCACTCCACGTGAAGAGACTCGGAGGGAAATCTCGTTGTCGGCCCACGCTAGGGAGTGACGTCACCCACGATCTATGTGGCTGAAACCCACAAGTAACAGCATCGGGATATCTGACCGGGACAGGTCAGGCCGGCTGGCAGCGACCGGAACGGCCTTCGATGGCAGCCGGGGCCACGCCGTCCGGCCCGACTGTGTCGATCCGCCCCACCGAACCGGGCCGGAGATCACGACACGATAACGCGTACCGCCGTCGGGTGGGAGGTTCCGCTCCCACCCGACGGCGGCGGTGAATCACGCTCGGTGGCGCCCCGATCGATCCCGGGCGCGGGTCAGCTCAAGGCCGCCCGGGCCGCGACCGCGGTGTCCGGGTGGTCGGTGAAGACCCCGTCGACACCGGCCGCGAAGAGCAGCTCGTACTCGGCGTAGATGTCGCCGCGGGCGTTCGGGTCGGTGCCGATGCGCAGGTCGACGGGGAGGAACTGGTTCTCCGCCCGCGACGTCCAGGTGTGCACGACCAGGTCGTGCCGGTGCGCGTCGCGGACCAGCGTGGTCGCCGGCAACAGCCGGCCGGCCGCGTCACGGGGCAGGACCAGGTTCTTCTGCGCGCCGACACCGTCGGCGTAGCCCGCGATCCAGCGCAGACCGGCCGGGGTGACCAGGTCGGCGTAGGTGCGGGGGTCACCGGCGACGGTGAAGTCGTACGGGCGGCCGGACGCGTCGACGAGCTGCGCCAGCCGTACGTCGGTCAGCCGGGCGAGCTTGCGCAGGTTGGCGGTCTCGAACGACTGGATGATCACCGGGTCCTTGCGCTTGGTCATGCCGTTGCGCTTGAGCACCTTGACCAGCGGCTCTTCCAGCGCCAGCCCGATCGACTGGAAGTAGGTGGGGTGCTTGGTCTCCGGGTAGATGCTGATGGTGCGGTTGCGGGCCCGGCCCTCCCGCTTGGCCAGGTCGATGACCTCCTGGAGGGTCGGCACCTGGAACTGGCCGTCGAAGGCGGTGTTCGTCGGGCGGACCAGCGGCAGCCGCTCCTTGGCCCGCAGCGTCTTCAGCTCGGCCAGGGTGAAGTCCTCGGTGAACCAGC is a window from the Polymorphospora rubra genome containing:
- a CDS encoding ABC transporter ATP-binding protein translates to MPPSATPATRAREEGPATGALLATRQLTWRIGEVAIVDNVEIDLRPGEFLGVIGPNGAGKTSLFNLISGLRPPTTGQVLLGGQDVTALPPHKRARQGLGRTFQSSSVFGSLSVRENVRLAVQAQRGGSFKLWRRAARDTAVAEAADRALDRVGLGHRGEALAGTLAHGEKRKLEIALLLAGEPTVMLLDEPMAGVSAEDVPELVAVIRSLTGDSGRSVLMVEHHMDVILELADRIAVMHHGALLACDTPDTVMANATVQEAYLGEAL
- a CDS encoding glycerophosphodiester phosphodiesterase; this encodes MRRTLSALGLAGALLVVGAVAVPSAPAVADKGTRASDRPTVIAHRGASGYRPEHTLEAYRLAIRQGADFIEPDLVPTRDGELVARHENEISGTTDVSTRPEFADRRATKVIDGVTVTGWFTEDFTLAELKTLRAKERLPLVRPTNTAFDGQFQVPTLQEVIDLAKREGRARNRTISIYPETKHPTYFQSIGLALEEPLVKVLKRNGMTKRKDPVIIQSFETANLRKLARLTDVRLAQLVDASGRPYDFTVAGDPRTYADLVTPAGLRWIAGYADGVGAQKNLVLPRDAAGRLLPATTLVRDAHRHDLVVHTWTSRAENQFLPVDLRIGTDPNARGDIYAEYELLFAAGVDGVFTDHPDTAVAARAALS